CGTCTTTATTTCAATTTTACTAACGGCAGTCAAAGTGCTATAATGTAAGGGATTGTGAATTTAGCGGGTTCTGCTATTTTCAAAAAAGAAAAAAACAAATCAGAGATGTTATAACATCTCTTAGAAGAGGTGAATCCAATGGGACGTAAATGGGCTAATATTGTTGCTAAGAAAACTGCTAAAGATGGTGCTAACTCAAAGATTTATGCTAAGTTTGGTGTTGAAATCTATGTAGCTGCTAAACAAGGTGAACCAGATCCAGAGTCAAACTCAGCTTTGAAATTTGTTTTGGAACGTGCTAAACAAGCGCAAGTGCCAAAACATGTTATTGATAAGGCTATTGATAAGGCTAAAGGTAACACAGATGAAACTTTCGTTGAGGGGCGTTATGAGGGATTTGGACCTAACGGTTCTATGATCATTGTAGATACTTTAACTTCAAACGTTAACCGTACAGCTGCCAATGTACGTACTGCATTTGGTAAAAATGGTGGTAATATGGGTGCTTCAGGTTCAGTATCATACATGTTTGATAAAAAAGGTGTCATTGTATTTGCTGGCGAAGACGCAGATGCTATCTTTGAGCAATTGCTTGAAGCAGATGTAGACGTTGAAGATGTAGAAGCAGAAGATGGAACAATCACTGTTTACACAGAACCAACTGACCTTCACAAGGCGTTGGAAGCTCTCCGTGCTAACGGTCAGGAAGAGTTCCAAGTGACAGAACTTGAAATGATTCCACAAACTGAGGTTACTCTTGAAGGTGAAGACCTTGAGACGTTCAAAGGACTTATTGATGCTCTTGAAGCGGATGATGATGTTCAAAAGGTTTATCACAACGTAGCAGATATGTAATCTCATTAAACATTTTCTGTCTTGTAGAAAGTGTTTTTCTGTGGTCTGGTTAAGGATTTACCTTGCTTGTCCTGACGTAATCTGATATAGTAGAAGCCAAGTGAATTATTGGAGGAACACGAAATATGAATATGATGCTATTGTTGGTCATTTATGCTGTTGCAATTGTTGGTTATGTGGTGTTTAGCCGTCGCCGTCAGGCGAAGGCTCAAGAAGTTCGTTTTGCAGGTCTCGCTAAGGGTGCGGAAGTCGAAACAATTGGTGGTTTGATTGCCATTGTTGACGAAATTGATAAAGAAAATAATCGTATCGTCTTGGATGCGGAAGGTGTTTTCTTGACTTTTGACTTGAGCCGTTCAATCATGAAAGTGATCACGCCAGCACCAAGTACAGAAACAGCAGAGACTGTTAAAGAGACAATTGTTGAAGAAGATTCAGCAATTGAGTCTGCTGATGAAAAGTAAGATGTGTATTTTAGGCTAGGTTAAATCCTGGTCTTTTTGCATATTCTAATCTCCTTGGTATTAAACACTGTTCAGAACCCTTAAAAATGTGGTAGAATAAAGGATAAACTATATTTAGAGGATATTTCATGTTTAAATTTAGAAAAAAATCTCATCAAGAGGTTTTAGACAATATTCCTAACCATATCGGTATTATTATGGATGGAAATGGCCGTTGGGCTAAAAAGCGTCTACAACCGCGTGTGATGGGACATAAGGCTGGGATGGATGCCTTGCAAAAGGTAACCATCGAAGCGTCACAACTTGGAGTTAAGGTATTGACAGTCTATGCTTTCTCAACTGAAAACTGGTCACGTCCACAAGATGAAGTTAAATTTATCATGAATTTGCCAGTTGAATTTTTTAACAAGTATGTACCAGAATTAGACAAAAACAATGTTCGCATTTTGACAATCGGAGATAATAGTCGCCTACCTAAGGAAACCTTAGATGCTCTTGAAAAGGCAGTAGAGCAGACGAAACATAATTCCGGTTTGATACTCAATTTTGCATTGAACTACGGTGGTCGTGCGGAGATTGTATCGGCTGTTCAAGCTATTGCTAAAGAGGTTGAAATAGGGAGACTCAGACCTGAAGCTATTGATGAAGACCTCATTGCTAAGCATTTGATGACAGATAAGCTGCCATACCTTTATCGTGATCCAGATTTAATTATCCGTACGAGTGGCGAACTTCGTCTTAGTAATTTCTTGCCTTGGCAATCTGCCTATAGTGAGTTTTACTTCACAGATGTTTTCTGGCCAGACTTTGATCAGCAGGGACT
This region of Streptococcus thermophilus genomic DNA includes:
- a CDS encoding YebC/PmpR family DNA-binding transcriptional regulator, whose protein sequence is MGRKWANIVAKKTAKDGANSKIYAKFGVEIYVAAKQGEPDPESNSALKFVLERAKQAQVPKHVIDKAIDKAKGNTDETFVEGRYEGFGPNGSMIIVDTLTSNVNRTAANVRTAFGKNGGNMGASGSVSYMFDKKGVIVFAGEDADAIFEQLLEADVDVEDVEAEDGTITVYTEPTDLHKALEALRANGQEEFQVTELEMIPQTEVTLEGEDLETFKGLIDALEADDDVQKVYHNVADM
- a CDS encoding preprotein translocase subunit YajC is translated as MNMMLLLVIYAVAIVGYVVFSRRRQAKAQEVRFAGLAKGAEVETIGGLIAIVDEIDKENNRIVLDAEGVFLTFDLSRSIMKVITPAPSTETAETVKETIVEEDSAIESADEK
- a CDS encoding isoprenyl transferase, giving the protein MFKFRKKSHQEVLDNIPNHIGIIMDGNGRWAKKRLQPRVMGHKAGMDALQKVTIEASQLGVKVLTVYAFSTENWSRPQDEVKFIMNLPVEFFNKYVPELDKNNVRILTIGDNSRLPKETLDALEKAVEQTKHNSGLILNFALNYGGRAEIVSAVQAIAKEVEIGRLRPEAIDEDLIAKHLMTDKLPYLYRDPDLIIRTSGELRLSNFLPWQSAYSEFYFTDVFWPDFDQQGLHQAISNYNKRHRRFGGV